From the genome of Campylobacter concisus, one region includes:
- a CDS encoding TRAP transporter small permease, with translation MKNFINALDILIVSLNKTIAVLGLASGTLLAFANVVARYFFDKSWSWASELSNYLFIWSAFFAAAYGFNKGIHVSVTILVEKFPPALAKACLIFSHVLTTVFLLFIAVYSIDYLQILHEIEQMIIDLGIPQWVPMVVLPIAFVTASYRSIEKAIKVALTPAENVVSNEAHELAHGSVVKD, from the coding sequence ATGAAAAATTTCATTAACGCTCTTGATATATTGATAGTCTCGCTCAATAAGACTATCGCCGTTTTAGGGCTAGCTAGTGGAACGCTACTAGCCTTTGCCAACGTCGTGGCCAGATACTTTTTCGACAAAAGCTGGTCATGGGCGAGCGAGCTATCAAACTACTTGTTTATTTGGTCGGCTTTTTTTGCCGCAGCGTATGGCTTTAACAAGGGCATCCACGTAAGCGTAACTATCTTGGTGGAAAAATTTCCACCAGCCCTTGCAAAAGCGTGTTTAATCTTTTCTCATGTACTAACTACTGTGTTTTTGTTATTTATCGCAGTCTATTCGATTGATTATCTACAAATTCTTCACGAGATCGAGCAGATGATAATAGACCTTGGCATACCACAATGGGTACCTATGGTAGTACTTCCAATAGCCTTCGTTACAGCTAGCTACCGCTCAATCGAAAAAGCCATAAAAGTAGCTCTAACGCCTGCTGAAAATGTCGTAAGCAACGAAGCACATGAGCTAGCTCATGGTAGCGTAGTCAAAGATTAA
- a CDS encoding DIP1984 family protein — translation MKLAQALILRADTQKRLEQLKGRLLDNAKMQENERPSEDPKLLLKELDRLSDELFRLILAINLTNSSAKFENVSLTEMIAKKDTLSQKASVLRDFAKSASQKVDLYSNSEIKILSSVDVAMLQKQIDELSKEIRELDMKLQEANWQVDLVE, via the coding sequence ATGAAATTAGCTCAGGCTCTCATTTTAAGAGCCGATACACAAAAACGTTTAGAGCAGCTAAAAGGTAGGTTGCTTGATAATGCAAAAATGCAAGAAAATGAAAGACCTAGCGAAGATCCAAAGCTTCTTTTAAAAGAGCTTGATAGGCTAAGCGATGAGCTATTTAGACTGATCTTGGCTATAAATTTAACAAACTCGAGTGCAAAATTTGAAAATGTGAGTCTAACTGAAATGATCGCTAAAAAAGATACGCTAAGCCAAAAAGCAAGCGTGCTTAGGGATTTTGCCAAAAGTGCAAGCCAAAAGGTCGATCTTTACTCAAATAGCGAGATAAAAATTTTAAGTAGTGTTGATGTAGCCATGCTTCAAAAGCAAATAGACGAGCTATCCAAAGAGATCAGAGAGCTAGATATGAAGCTACAAGAGGCAAACTGGCAAGTTGATCTTGTAGAGTAA
- a CDS encoding DctP family TRAP transporter solute-binding subunit — translation MKFLQALLFTCAISGLAFGADKVYTIKFAHVVAASTPKGKAADFFAKRAEELSGGKLKVQVFPSAQLLDDDRVFGALKLGNVQMAAPSFSKFTPIVPQFQLFDLPFIFKDADHLHKVQDGAVGEELKALVTKKGFVALDYWDAGFKHFSSSKKPVLVPEDAKGQKFRIQSSKVLEEQIKVVGGNPQVLPFSEVYSALQQGVVDATENPLSNFYNSKFHEVQSSLTLSSHGYLGYLVVMSDKFWNKLPDDLKANIKQALSEATAYEREETAKEDAHVIAELEKYIADTKKLEIFKIDDAQKAEWEKTMQAIYPKFYDVIGKELIEKTIETK, via the coding sequence ATGAAATTCTTACAAGCTTTACTTTTTACTTGTGCCATCAGTGGCTTAGCATTTGGTGCAGACAAGGTCTATACGATCAAATTTGCTCACGTTGTTGCAGCTTCTACACCAAAAGGCAAGGCAGCTGACTTTTTTGCTAAACGTGCTGAGGAGCTAAGTGGCGGTAAATTAAAAGTTCAAGTCTTCCCATCAGCTCAGCTACTTGATGATGATAGAGTTTTTGGCGCGCTAAAACTTGGCAATGTTCAAATGGCAGCTCCAAGTTTTTCAAAATTTACGCCTATTGTGCCGCAGTTTCAGCTATTTGACCTGCCTTTCATCTTTAAAGATGCAGACCACCTTCATAAGGTTCAAGACGGTGCAGTTGGCGAGGAGCTAAAAGCGCTTGTGACTAAGAAGGGCTTTGTGGCGCTTGATTACTGGGATGCTGGATTTAAGCATTTTAGCTCAAGCAAAAAGCCGGTTCTTGTGCCAGAAGATGCAAAAGGACAAAAATTTAGAATCCAAAGCTCAAAGGTGCTTGAAGAACAAATTAAAGTAGTTGGTGGCAACCCACAAGTTCTGCCATTTTCAGAGGTTTATTCTGCACTTCAACAAGGCGTAGTTGATGCGACAGAAAACCCACTTTCAAATTTCTATAACTCAAAATTTCACGAAGTTCAAAGCTCACTTACGCTTTCAAGTCACGGATATTTGGGTTATTTAGTCGTTATGAGCGATAAATTTTGGAACAAACTACCAGATGATCTAAAAGCAAATATAAAACAAGCTCTAAGCGAAGCTACAGCTTACGAGAGAGAAGAGACAGCTAAAGAGGACGCTCACGTTATAGCAGAGCTTGAAAAATATATAGCAGATACTAAAAAGCTAGAAATTTTCAAGATCGATGACGCACAAAAAGCTGAGTGGGAGAAGACTATGCAGGCTATCTACCCTAAATTTTACGATGTCATCGGCAAAGAGCTTATAGAAAAAACAATCGAGACAAAATAA
- the sodB gene encoding superoxide dismutase [Fe], whose protein sequence is MFELRKLPFDANSNAVVSAKTCEYHYGKHHATYVANLNNLIKDTKFANASFYEILTNSEGGLYNNVAQVYNHDFYWDCIAKKSEMSSELKAAIEANFANFKEEFLKAATTLFGSGWAWLVFDPSSKKLEIVQTSNAKTPVSDGKVPLLVVDVWEHAYYIDNFNARPKYLETFYENINWEFVSQAYEWAQKEGLGSVEFYTKELHK, encoded by the coding sequence ATGTTTGAACTTAGAAAACTTCCATTTGATGCAAATAGTAATGCAGTAGTTAGCGCAAAAACCTGTGAATACCACTACGGCAAGCATCATGCAACTTACGTAGCAAATTTAAACAATCTTATAAAAGATACAAAATTTGCCAACGCATCTTTTTATGAAATTCTAACAAATAGCGAAGGTGGGCTTTACAACAATGTCGCTCAAGTTTATAACCACGACTTTTACTGGGACTGCATCGCTAAAAAAAGTGAGATGTCAAGCGAGCTAAAAGCTGCAATCGAAGCAAATTTTGCTAATTTTAAAGAGGAATTTTTAAAAGCAGCTACAACGCTTTTTGGCTCAGGCTGGGCGTGGCTTGTATTTGATCCAAGCAGCAAAAAGCTAGAGATCGTACAAACTAGCAATGCAAAAACTCCAGTGAGTGACGGCAAAGTGCCACTTTTAGTCGTTGATGTTTGGGAACACGCTTACTACATCGACAACTTCAACGCTCGCCCAAAATATCTAGAGACATTTTATGAGAACATAAACTGGGAATTTGTAAGCCAAGCTTACGAGTGGGCGCAAAAAGAGGGCCTTGGCTCAGTCGAGTTTTACACAAAAGAACTTCACAAATAA
- a CDS encoding MalY/PatB family protein — protein MKYDFDTLISRDGTNSSKWRMKNDVLPMWVADMDFKAAPEILNALQKRLDNGVFGYSFIPKEWNEAIKGWWKRRHDVSFENEWMCFCTGVIPAISTAIRRFSNPGDQILVQAPVYHVFFNCIKNNGREILSNYLVYKNGSYEIDFEDLEAKLAQPLTTMMLLCNPHNPIGKIWDKETLKKIGELCYKHDVLVISDEIHCDITDPGLSYVPFISVSEECKNNSITCISPTKAFNIAGLQSSAIVTPNEQIRARINAAVNYDEIGEANAFAITATIAAFNDSQTWLDELRNYLFENKKIVINFIKEQNLPVKLLSSNATYLLWLDCSAFCEDSSDFMNFLRDKAGLWLNDGNAYRGDRFFLRMNIATQRARVLEGLKRLQNGINLYTSKR, from the coding sequence ATGAAGTACGATTTTGATACACTTATTAGCAGAGATGGCACCAACTCATCGAAGTGGCGAATGAAAAACGATGTTTTGCCAATGTGGGTTGCTGATATGGATTTTAAGGCTGCACCTGAAATTTTAAATGCCCTACAAAAGCGTCTTGATAATGGCGTCTTTGGCTACTCATTTATCCCAAAAGAGTGGAACGAAGCGATTAAAGGCTGGTGGAAAAGGCGTCATGATGTTAGCTTTGAAAACGAGTGGATGTGCTTTTGCACTGGCGTTATACCAGCGATTTCTACTGCTATTAGAAGATTTAGCAATCCAGGGGATCAAATTTTAGTTCAAGCTCCCGTCTATCACGTATTTTTTAACTGCATCAAAAATAATGGTCGTGAAATTTTATCAAACTACCTTGTCTATAAAAATGGCTCTTATGAGATTGACTTTGAAGACCTTGAGGCAAAGCTAGCGCAGCCGCTAACAACTATGATGCTTCTTTGCAATCCTCACAATCCAATAGGAAAAATTTGGGACAAAGAGACGCTTAAAAAAATAGGCGAGCTTTGCTATAAGCATGATGTTTTGGTTATCAGCGATGAGATCCACTGCGACATAACTGATCCTGGGCTAAGCTACGTGCCATTTATCAGCGTTAGCGAAGAGTGCAAAAATAACTCAATCACGTGCATCTCACCTACAAAAGCCTTTAATATCGCAGGACTTCAAAGCTCAGCCATCGTCACGCCAAATGAGCAAATACGTGCCAGAATAAATGCGGCTGTAAATTATGATGAGATAGGTGAAGCAAACGCATTTGCAATAACTGCGACAATAGCGGCATTTAACGATAGCCAAACATGGCTTGATGAGCTTAGAAATTATCTCTTTGAAAACAAAAAAATCGTTATAAATTTCATAAAAGAGCAAAATTTGCCAGTAAAACTTTTGTCATCAAATGCGACTTATCTTTTGTGGCTTGATTGCAGCGCATTTTGCGAGGATTCGAGCGACTTTATGAATTTCTTGCGTGATAAAGCTGGACTATGGCTAAATGACGGCAATGCTTACAGAGGAGATAGATTTTTCCTCCGTATGAATATCGCAACCCAAAGAGCTAGAGTGCTTGAGGGGCTAAAACGCTTACAAAATGGCATAAATTTATACACTTCAAAAAGATAA